In Acaryochloris marina S15, a single genomic region encodes these proteins:
- a CDS encoding cytochrome P450, with protein MAVSNIPNSLPLPPGSFGLPVIGESLQFFQDPDFAAKRRQLHGAIFKTHVLGRPTVMIHGVEANQVVLGNESKIFENSWPASTKALLGPLSLALQTGGLHRDRRKLLAQAFKPRTLSTYVETMGDIAKQYTQKWQQAETLTWYPELRSFTLDVACKLFIGQDNGSQTSLGKHFETWCGGLFSLPISLPWTRFGKAQRCRDLLLQELAQTIQARQSIADPGNDTLGLLLQARDEQGQGLRQAELQDQILLMLFAGHETLTSAITSFCLLTAQHPEITAHLRQEQQQWDSNQALTLEDLKQMTYLEQVLTEVMRLIPPVGGVFRTVLQTCEMGGYQIPQGWSVQCSIASTHQDQTLYSNPKKFDPERFSPEHLAQQSTEQQRYGYVPFGGGIRECLGKEFARLEMKIFAAHLLRNYDWQLLPDQDLDLIVVPSPRPRDGLKVIFTAFSD; from the coding sequence ATGGCAGTTTCTAATATACCCAACTCTCTTCCGCTCCCCCCTGGCAGTTTTGGCTTACCTGTAATTGGCGAGTCGTTGCAATTTTTTCAAGATCCTGATTTCGCAGCGAAACGACGGCAGCTTCACGGCGCTATATTCAAAACCCATGTGTTGGGACGCCCAACTGTGATGATTCATGGGGTAGAAGCGAATCAGGTTGTGCTGGGAAACGAGAGCAAAATTTTTGAAAATAGTTGGCCAGCTTCGACAAAAGCGTTACTCGGTCCGTTGTCCTTAGCACTGCAAACAGGAGGTCTACATCGCGACCGTCGTAAACTGTTAGCCCAAGCGTTTAAGCCTCGAACCTTGTCTACCTATGTTGAGACCATGGGTGATATTGCCAAGCAATATACACAGAAATGGCAGCAAGCGGAAACGCTAACCTGGTATCCGGAACTGCGTAGCTTCACATTAGATGTGGCCTGTAAGTTATTTATAGGGCAAGATAATGGGTCTCAAACTTCATTAGGGAAACACTTTGAAACTTGGTGTGGAGGGTTATTCTCTTTGCCTATTTCGTTACCCTGGACAAGATTTGGGAAAGCCCAACGCTGTCGTGACTTGCTATTACAAGAGTTGGCACAGACAATCCAAGCTCGTCAGTCAATAGCAGATCCTGGCAATGACACATTAGGATTGCTGCTTCAAGCCCGGGATGAGCAGGGGCAAGGCCTGAGACAGGCTGAGCTCCAGGATCAAATTCTCCTAATGCTATTTGCTGGGCATGAAACATTAACGTCAGCCATTACCTCTTTCTGTCTTCTAACAGCCCAGCATCCAGAGATTACAGCTCACCTCCGCCAGGAACAGCAGCAATGGGATTCCAACCAAGCCCTGACCTTAGAAGACCTGAAACAAATGACCTATTTAGAACAGGTATTGACGGAGGTGATGCGACTCATCCCACCTGTGGGAGGGGTCTTTCGTACGGTTCTCCAAACTTGTGAAATGGGTGGATACCAAATTCCCCAAGGCTGGTCCGTTCAATGTTCTATTGCGAGTACTCACCAAGATCAAACTCTCTATTCGAATCCTAAAAAATTCGATCCTGAACGGTTTAGCCCTGAACATTTAGCCCAACAGAGTACGGAGCAGCAGAGATATGGTTATGTTCCCTTTGGTGGCGGCATTCGGGAGTGTCTGGGCAAAGAGTTTGCCCGACTAGAGA
- a CDS encoding EAL domain-containing protein has protein sequence MSISEPLSILENPDVSIALGKLIIALSLTTSETEVYATVASYLPELLPAVRSSIALLADEGKNLEIFALNGTEGVIPLGKKVPCEGTGFGLAVRTRQPQFHWANPQSPLLDIAQLSQNGIASFACVPLIVHDQAIGTIGAAFSDPTLTSDQILNLFTQISSLISTHLERQMLLKQTQVAMEGYRSQAEQLQVLNEIARKLSAAISDEEVFDAIAKAIKQIIPVERVSYAIPTPELKGFRIFRFTGDAYLPTDMVLPKEKSGLGFIYDLGQPYFFAELSQSDFSEHAMLMEAGLRCGWSVPVNVVGEITGILNAASSKQIKDGNQLLSILTTLAELMGSTFERIRLQDQAATVLRDSEEQVRTFIDGSPLLLLALDAKGMIHHVSHFGASQLGYLVDHLIGSPFSSLHPDDQAEQIQAYLQTLSNLDIGEIHSREAQMLQGDGTFIWARQNAHRVHDHQGIPQLLLACEDISKVRSLTDQLHFMAHHDALTTLPNHTLFRHTLEALIAKTADQPTPFAMLFIDLDGFKKVNDSLSHAIGNELLCQVAQRLQAVVTSLDTVARLGGDEFVVLLPQAVSPDEAAKTAQAILTQLRTPFQVQNHDIFIGASIGISLYPDQGKTSSELMKQADLAMYRAKAQGRNNYQFYSAQLSATLQRKLAIERALRTAIENDELHLVFQPQVGPAGQILGLEALVRWHHPTLGIVPPSTFIPIAEESHLIAALTDWVLKHSLATLVPLRSAYPHLYVAVNISAQEFLAPCTLVNRVRRVLAAHKLPGSALELEITESVFLHPGEGPSQLLTALKNEGVRIAIDDFGTGFSSLAYLLNLPFDTLKIDRTFVNDIDIDSTKEGIMKGILTIANSLRVTCVAEGIESLSQLKCLQKLGCSHYQGYYFQAATAIDQLRPLMDKKFRV, from the coding sequence GTGAGTATTTCTGAGCCCCTATCGATTTTAGAAAATCCTGATGTGTCCATCGCATTAGGGAAGCTAATTATTGCGCTCTCACTAACAACATCAGAAACGGAAGTTTACGCGACAGTCGCATCCTATTTGCCCGAGCTTCTCCCTGCTGTTCGAAGCAGCATTGCTTTACTGGCTGATGAGGGTAAAAACTTAGAAATATTTGCGCTCAATGGCACGGAAGGAGTAATCCCCTTAGGCAAAAAAGTACCTTGCGAAGGGACGGGGTTTGGTTTAGCTGTCCGCACCCGTCAACCCCAATTTCATTGGGCTAATCCTCAAAGCCCACTTTTAGACATTGCTCAATTATCACAAAACGGAATCGCTTCTTTTGCCTGTGTCCCTCTGATCGTTCATGATCAAGCGATCGGCACGATTGGTGCAGCCTTCTCAGATCCAACTTTAACGAGTGACCAGATTCTAAATCTATTCACTCAGATCTCTTCTTTAATTTCTACCCATTTAGAGCGGCAAATGCTGCTGAAGCAAACTCAAGTAGCGATGGAAGGGTATCGGTCTCAAGCTGAGCAGCTGCAAGTTCTAAATGAGATTGCCCGCAAGCTATCTGCAGCCATTTCTGATGAGGAAGTCTTTGATGCGATCGCAAAGGCAATCAAGCAAATTATCCCCGTTGAACGCGTCAGCTATGCCATTCCAACCCCAGAATTAAAGGGATTTCGAATTTTTCGATTTACTGGAGATGCTTATTTACCCACGGATATGGTGTTGCCCAAAGAGAAATCAGGCTTGGGGTTTATTTATGATCTGGGCCAACCCTATTTCTTTGCTGAGTTGAGTCAAAGCGATTTTAGCGAACATGCCATGCTCATGGAGGCAGGATTGCGCTGTGGTTGGAGTGTGCCCGTCAACGTCGTTGGTGAGATTACGGGTATTCTTAACGCGGCCTCTTCCAAACAGATCAAAGATGGCAATCAATTATTGTCAATCTTAACGACCTTGGCAGAATTAATGGGCTCAACCTTTGAGCGCATTCGCTTACAAGATCAAGCCGCCACCGTTCTTCGAGATAGTGAAGAGCAAGTGCGTACCTTTATCGATGGTAGTCCCCTATTGCTGCTGGCCCTTGATGCCAAAGGCATGATCCACCATGTCAGCCATTTTGGGGCCAGTCAACTGGGATATTTAGTAGATCATCTGATCGGTTCCCCGTTTAGTAGCCTCCACCCGGATGACCAGGCTGAACAGATTCAGGCCTACTTACAAACCTTATCCAACCTAGATATTGGCGAGATTCATAGTCGAGAAGCTCAAATGCTGCAAGGGGATGGCACCTTTATTTGGGCTCGTCAAAATGCCCATAGGGTTCATGATCATCAAGGAATTCCCCAACTTTTGCTGGCCTGTGAAGATATTTCTAAGGTGCGTTCCCTCACGGATCAGCTTCACTTTATGGCCCATCATGATGCCTTGACCACTCTCCCCAATCACACCTTATTTCGCCATACTCTAGAAGCCTTAATTGCCAAAACGGCGGATCAACCCACGCCATTTGCCATGCTTTTCATCGATCTAGATGGATTTAAAAAGGTAAATGACAGCTTGAGTCATGCAATTGGGAATGAACTACTCTGTCAGGTGGCTCAACGGCTCCAGGCGGTTGTGACCTCATTAGATACAGTGGCTCGTCTCGGAGGAGATGAATTTGTCGTTTTACTTCCTCAGGCCGTATCACCCGATGAGGCTGCCAAAACGGCTCAAGCCATTCTCACGCAATTACGAACCCCTTTTCAAGTTCAAAACCACGACATCTTTATTGGTGCCAGTATTGGCATTAGCCTCTATCCCGATCAAGGAAAAACCTCCAGTGAGTTGATGAAGCAGGCTGATCTGGCCATGTACCGAGCAAAAGCTCAAGGGCGCAATAATTATCAGTTCTACAGTGCTCAGCTGTCTGCAACCTTGCAGCGCAAGCTAGCCATTGAGCGTGCTTTGAGGACCGCAATTGAGAATGATGAACTGCACCTAGTCTTTCAACCCCAGGTTGGACCTGCTGGGCAAATTTTGGGTTTAGAAGCGTTAGTTAGGTGGCATCATCCTACTTTGGGCATTGTTCCTCCCTCGACCTTTATTCCCATAGCCGAAGAAAGTCATCTCATTGCTGCATTGACCGATTGGGTCCTGAAACATAGTCTAGCCACCCTGGTTCCCCTTCGCAGTGCCTACCCTCATCTGTATGTTGCGGTTAATATCTCTGCCCAAGAATTTTTAGCGCCTTGTACGTTAGTCAATCGAGTGAGGAGGGTCTTAGCGGCTCACAAACTACCCGGCTCAGCTTTAGAACTAGAAATTACGGAAAGTGTGTTTCTACATCCGGGAGAAGGTCCGAGTCAATTGCTGACCGCTCTAAAAAATGAGGGGGTTCGAATTGCCATCGATGATTTTGGAACCGGTTTTTCATCCTTGGCTTATTTATTGAATTTGCCCTTCGATACTCTCAAGATTGATCGCACTTTTGTGAACGATATCGACATTGATTCTACGAAGGAAGGGATCATGAAAGGCATTCTAACGATTGCCAACAGTTTAAGGGTAACCTGTGTTGCTGAAGGGATTGAGTCTCTATCTCAGTTGAAGTGTCTGCAAAAATTAGGATGCTCTCACTATCAAGGATATTACTTTCAAGCTGCTACTGCTATCGATCAGCTTCGGCCTTTGATGGATAAAAAATTTCGAGTCTAA
- a CDS encoding Spx/MgsR family RNA polymerase-binding regulatory protein, translated as MTIQVYGIPTCGTCKKALKWLQENHLDFEFINTKKEPPSIQQISAWVDTFGSKPMRNTSGGAYRALGEQKKTWSEDQWIAAFAEDAMLLKRPLILKDGAPVLVGFRASDEVLQERLSL; from the coding sequence ATGACTATTCAAGTCTATGGCATCCCCACTTGCGGCACTTGCAAGAAAGCGTTGAAATGGCTGCAAGAGAATCATCTAGATTTTGAGTTCATCAATACGAAGAAAGAACCTCCCAGTATTCAACAGATTTCTGCTTGGGTCGATACGTTTGGCTCTAAGCCCATGCGGAACACGTCGGGTGGAGCTTATCGAGCTTTAGGCGAACAGAAGAAAACTTGGAGCGAAGACCAATGGATTGCTGCATTTGCTGAAGATGCCATGCTGCTCAAGCGCCCCTTGATCCTTAAAGATGGTGCCCCTGTCTTAGTCGGGTTTCGGGCTTCCGATGAAGTTCTCCAGGAGCGCTTGAGTCTCTGA
- a CDS encoding DUF350 domain-containing protein, with amino-acid sequence MPLLIRVLESIGWTFLSVVLFYVGLRLYDILDPIDHRAEIRKGNLASGILQAAIVVSLAAIVIAVILTPS; translated from the coding sequence ATGCCTCTTCTTATTCGAGTCCTCGAATCCATTGGTTGGACCTTTTTAAGTGTCGTACTGTTCTATGTCGGTCTAAGGCTCTATGACATTTTGGACCCGATTGATCACCGCGCCGAAATTCGCAAAGGAAATTTAGCATCTGGCATCTTGCAGGCTGCCATCGTGGTTTCCCTCGCAGCCATCGTCATTGCCGTCATCTTGACACCCTCTTGA
- a CDS encoding ATP-dependent DNA helicase RecQ, translating to MLDHSLAWNRAAAGLQKFWGYNQFRPLQGEAVTCLLRHQDALVMLPTGSGKSVCFQLPALLQPGLTIVISPLIALMENQVQALQAKELPAGMIHSQLSSQKRRQTLRQIEQQQLRLLYLSPESLLSPPIWQRLCDPHLQIQCLIVDEAHCIEQWGSSFRPVYRRLGAIREALLPTNAASPITVAAYTATAKPATQAAIQTVLQLHQPQVLSCSPYRHNLDLTVEVAWTTACRRQQLLKFIGRQAQSSGLVYTSSRRLCEFLATWLCQHHQPTVAYHAGLSAAERRRLEAQWLRGELPFVICTSAFGMGIDKPDVRWIAHYQPPLSLSAYLQEIGRAGRDNLRSQTLLLASEPTGWLDPQDRQMRQYFLKQLRGQQESAQRLFHNLPQQGHVDTVKKTFPEADLVLALLHQSGNLVWEDPFHFRILSPQGFKPPPIPTQLDIADYLYTHQCRWQFILQQFGFHTEADHFRCGHCDRCRSHSSSTRSSR from the coding sequence ATGCTTGACCATTCTCTAGCTTGGAATAGAGCGGCTGCTGGACTACAGAAGTTCTGGGGATACAATCAGTTTCGCCCTTTACAAGGAGAGGCCGTCACCTGCTTACTGAGACACCAAGATGCTTTGGTGATGCTGCCAACTGGCTCTGGTAAATCAGTCTGCTTTCAACTGCCAGCCCTATTACAGCCTGGCCTCACGATTGTGATCTCCCCTTTGATTGCCCTGATGGAAAATCAGGTGCAAGCACTCCAGGCAAAGGAGCTACCGGCTGGGATGATCCACAGCCAACTCTCTTCTCAGAAGCGACGGCAGACATTGCGACAAATAGAACAGCAGCAATTACGCCTATTATATCTATCTCCCGAATCGTTGTTGAGCCCACCGATTTGGCAGCGGTTATGTGATCCTCACTTGCAGATTCAATGCTTAATCGTGGATGAAGCCCACTGCATTGAGCAATGGGGGAGCAGTTTTCGCCCAGTCTATCGTCGCTTGGGCGCAATTCGGGAGGCTCTTTTGCCAACGAACGCTGCCTCACCCATTACCGTGGCAGCCTATACGGCGACTGCTAAACCCGCAACGCAAGCCGCAATTCAGACTGTGCTTCAACTGCATCAGCCTCAGGTCTTGAGCTGCAGTCCCTATCGGCACAATTTAGATTTGACGGTTGAGGTGGCCTGGACAACCGCCTGCCGTCGACAACAGCTTTTGAAATTTATTGGCCGTCAGGCCCAGTCATCAGGACTGGTGTATACGTCTAGCCGACGATTGTGTGAGTTCTTGGCAACCTGGTTGTGTCAACATCATCAGCCCACCGTGGCCTACCATGCTGGCCTCAGTGCTGCTGAACGCCGCCGCCTCGAAGCTCAGTGGCTTCGGGGGGAGCTGCCCTTTGTGATTTGTACGAGTGCTTTTGGCATGGGGATTGATAAGCCAGACGTGCGATGGATCGCCCACTATCAACCACCCTTGAGTTTGAGTGCTTATTTGCAAGAGATTGGTCGGGCTGGACGAGACAACTTGCGATCGCAAACCCTACTTCTAGCCAGTGAACCCACCGGTTGGCTAGATCCTCAGGATCGGCAAATGCGACAATATTTTCTCAAACAATTGCGGGGGCAACAAGAATCTGCTCAACGCCTGTTTCATAATCTTCCCCAGCAAGGTCATGTTGACACCGTCAAAAAAACCTTCCCAGAAGCAGACCTCGTCCTAGCACTCCTTCATCAATCCGGAAATCTAGTATGGGAGGATCCATTTCACTTTCGGATTCTTTCTCCTCAAGGGTTTAAACCTCCACCCATTCCCACTCAGCTAGATATTGCAGATTACCTCTATACCCACCAATGCCGTTGGCAATTCATTTTGCAGCAGTTTGGTTTTCACACAGAGGCGGATCACTTTCGATGCGGCCATTGCGATCGCTGCCGTTCCCATTCATCCAGCACCAGATCCTCTCGTTAA
- a CDS encoding HhoA/HhoB/HtrA family serine endopeptidase, with protein sequence MPAKFSVQRSATYLSLVLVGSLGTLLGTQVFPSNSLLPQPSVAQLPKPLPGQTDTNFIARAVEKVGPAVVRIDSARTVSRRRSKLFDDPFFREFFGRDVPRQPRTRVQRGTGSGFIISDDGLVLTNAHVVNGADKVTVVLKDGRSFEGTVMGEDSLTDVAVIKIKAKNLPAVKMGKSDDLQPGEWAIAIGNPLGLDNTVTAGIISATGRTSNDVGVPDKRVGFIQTDAAINPGNSGGPLLNQAGEVIGMNTAIIGGAQGLGFAIPIKTAQRIAEQLIAKGKVDHPFLGIRMAGLTPELKERINSSPDVDFQVKNDKGVLIFEVIPKSPAATAGLRPGDIIREIDGQAISKASQVQQKVDATSLGNSLKLGITRNGKEQTIAVKPGPLPAQLSKNN encoded by the coding sequence ATGCCAGCGAAATTTTCAGTCCAAAGGTCCGCGACCTATCTATCTTTAGTATTAGTCGGTTCCTTAGGTACACTCCTGGGAACACAGGTTTTTCCAAGCAACAGCCTTCTACCCCAACCAAGCGTAGCTCAATTGCCCAAGCCGTTACCGGGGCAAACCGATACTAACTTTATCGCTCGTGCGGTTGAAAAAGTGGGTCCAGCTGTTGTGCGGATTGACTCTGCTCGAACCGTGAGTCGTCGTCGCTCTAAACTATTTGACGATCCCTTTTTCCGTGAGTTCTTTGGACGAGACGTTCCTCGGCAACCCCGTACTCGGGTGCAAAGGGGAACAGGGTCTGGATTCATTATCAGTGATGATGGCTTGGTCCTCACCAATGCCCACGTGGTGAATGGGGCTGATAAAGTCACGGTTGTCCTCAAAGATGGTCGTAGTTTTGAAGGCACCGTCATGGGAGAAGATTCCTTGACGGATGTTGCCGTCATTAAAATTAAAGCCAAAAATCTACCAGCGGTAAAAATGGGCAAGTCAGATGACCTGCAGCCCGGTGAATGGGCGATCGCCATTGGTAATCCTCTCGGTCTGGATAATACTGTAACTGCAGGTATTATCAGCGCCACAGGACGAACCAGTAATGATGTGGGCGTTCCGGATAAGCGGGTGGGCTTTATTCAAACAGATGCTGCCATTAATCCGGGTAATTCTGGGGGTCCCTTACTCAACCAGGCCGGGGAAGTCATTGGTATGAATACCGCCATTATTGGGGGTGCTCAAGGGTTAGGATTTGCCATTCCGATCAAAACAGCTCAGCGGATTGCCGAACAACTGATTGCTAAAGGCAAAGTCGATCATCCCTTTCTAGGGATTCGGATGGCAGGCTTGACCCCTGAACTGAAAGAGCGCATCAACAGTAGTCCTGACGTAGATTTTCAGGTCAAAAATGATAAAGGGGTTTTAATTTTCGAAGTCATTCCCAAATCTCCTGCAGCAACGGCTGGATTACGCCCCGGAGATATCATTCGTGAAATTGATGGTCAAGCTATCAGTAAAGCCAGTCAAGTGCAGCAGAAGGTTGATGCCACCTCCTTGGGTAATTCTTTGAAATTAGGGATTACACGCAATGGAAAGGAACAAACTATTGCGGTTAAACCTGGACCTCTGCCGGCTCAATTAAGTAAGAATAACTAA
- a CDS encoding MEKHLA domain-containing protein, whose protein sequence is MNLASFPWLEADIIRHSLRLMKSYQQWTGEQLVDAPSPAQIAHNLFHAPFVLLSHGIQADPVLNYGNQSALDLWEITWPELICMPSRLTAEPVERQGRAQLLNQAAQQHYIQNYQGIRISTTGRRFRISNAEIWDVWDEKGQKCGQGARFSQWQWL, encoded by the coding sequence ATGAATTTGGCGTCTTTCCCCTGGCTGGAAGCTGACATAATTCGTCATAGTTTGAGGTTAATGAAGAGTTATCAGCAATGGACCGGAGAACAGCTTGTTGACGCCCCATCACCAGCCCAGATCGCCCATAATTTATTTCATGCCCCTTTTGTATTGCTCTCCCATGGTATTCAAGCTGACCCAGTTCTCAATTACGGTAACCAGTCAGCCCTTGACCTCTGGGAAATAACCTGGCCTGAACTCATCTGCATGCCTTCTCGCTTGACCGCAGAGCCAGTTGAACGCCAAGGTAGAGCACAGCTCCTCAATCAAGCAGCCCAGCAGCACTATATTCAAAACTATCAAGGGATTCGGATCTCCACCACAGGCCGCCGATTTAGAATCAGCAATGCGGAAATATGGGATGTCTGGGATGAAAAAGGGCAAAAATGTGGGCAAGGGGCAAGGTTTAGCCAGTGGCAGTGGCTATAA